One Persicobacter psychrovividus DNA window includes the following coding sequences:
- a CDS encoding TonB-dependent receptor: MRRIIAGLWLLLFVCTAVMGQGQKYTLSGTIKDANTGEDLMMAYAVVVGQAGVGTTSNEYGFYALKLPTGTYDIQFSYIGYEPIVKTVKLTKNQSINIRLSPAVKQMEEVVISAEREDANVTQNNAGAVYLSPKSMKDLPTFGGETDIVKAIQTTAGVKPAGDGSAGYYVRGGGLDQNLVLLDEAPVYNPSHLLGFFSVFNSDALKGATMYKGATMPEYGGRTASVMDIRMKDGNNQNFSGSGGIGTIASRLTLEGPIVKDKGSFIISGRRTYVDMFLGLSDRFDGSSLYFYDLNMKANYQVSSKDRVFVSGYFGRDKFGFDDAMGIDWGNATGTLRWNHIFSGQLFSNTSLVFSDYQYGVSMGSGEESVGLESVIRDFNLKQDFSLNLHPNHDLKFGANVIQHTIQPGNVVAGAESGVNSTKAEEKYGYESAFYIQHEAKVGSKWQLNYGLRYSMFHQVGAGNQYTYDASGNVTSKKYFESGEVMAFHGGFEPRFMGTYLINDQSSLKMGLNRNYQYMHMLTNSTSSSPTDTWVMSSNNIKPQIADQISLGYFRNFSNNMYEFSTEVYYKEMQNVIDYKDGADVFHNEHLEGDLAYGDGKAYGIEFMFKKTQGRFTGWASYTLSRSLRQIDGINRGEWYASRQDRIHDFSLVGAYKLNDKFTVSGNYMFYTGDAVTFPTGRQIIDGKVVPVYSDRNSYRMPNYRRLDLSLTKIIKKTPKFESSWNISLYNTFGTENAYTISFRPSEDDPQVTEAVQVALFRWVPSFTYNFKF, encoded by the coding sequence TGAGTATGGTTTTTATGCCTTGAAACTCCCCACAGGTACCTATGACATTCAGTTTTCCTACATTGGTTATGAGCCGATCGTTAAGACGGTCAAGCTCACCAAAAACCAAAGCATCAATATCCGTCTGAGCCCTGCCGTTAAGCAGATGGAAGAGGTGGTCATCTCTGCCGAGCGTGAAGACGCCAACGTTACCCAAAATAATGCAGGGGCGGTTTACCTTAGCCCCAAGAGCATGAAAGATCTCCCTACTTTCGGTGGGGAAACCGATATCGTCAAGGCGATACAGACCACCGCTGGGGTCAAGCCTGCGGGTGATGGAAGCGCGGGTTACTATGTGCGTGGTGGTGGACTGGATCAAAACCTTGTCTTATTGGATGAAGCACCTGTTTACAACCCTTCCCACTTGTTGGGCTTCTTTTCGGTATTTAACAGTGATGCTCTGAAGGGCGCAACCATGTACAAAGGGGCGACGATGCCCGAGTATGGTGGGCGCACGGCTTCGGTGATGGACATCCGCATGAAGGATGGTAACAATCAGAACTTTTCGGGATCGGGTGGTATTGGAACAATCGCATCTCGTCTTACGCTTGAAGGTCCAATCGTAAAGGATAAAGGTTCATTTATCATCTCTGGTCGTCGTACTTATGTTGATATGTTCCTTGGGCTGAGTGATCGATTCGATGGTTCAAGTCTTTATTTCTATGACTTGAATATGAAAGCCAACTATCAGGTCAGCTCCAAAGACCGTGTGTTTGTGTCGGGTTATTTCGGTCGGGATAAATTCGGTTTTGATGATGCAATGGGCATCGATTGGGGAAATGCGACGGGTACCTTACGATGGAATCATATTTTCAGTGGACAACTTTTCTCCAATACTTCCCTTGTGTTCAGTGATTACCAATATGGGGTAAGCATGGGCAGTGGTGAGGAGTCTGTTGGCTTGGAATCGGTGATCCGTGATTTTAATTTAAAGCAGGATTTCTCTTTGAATCTTCACCCAAACCATGACCTGAAATTTGGTGCCAATGTGATTCAGCATACGATTCAGCCTGGTAATGTTGTGGCAGGTGCTGAGTCGGGTGTGAACTCTACCAAAGCGGAAGAGAAATATGGCTATGAGAGTGCTTTTTATATTCAGCATGAAGCGAAGGTCGGGTCGAAATGGCAGTTGAATTATGGTTTGCGCTATTCGATGTTCCATCAGGTAGGTGCGGGCAATCAGTACACCTATGATGCTTCGGGCAATGTTACCTCCAAGAAATATTTCGAATCGGGTGAAGTGATGGCCTTCCACGGAGGTTTCGAACCTCGTTTTATGGGAACCTATTTGATCAATGATCAGAGCTCCCTGAAGATGGGACTCAACCGCAACTATCAGTACATGCACATGCTGACCAACAGTACCTCTTCGAGCCCAACTGATACGTGGGTGATGAGCTCCAATAATATCAAACCGCAAATTGCCGATCAGATCAGTTTGGGATACTTCCGCAATTTCAGCAACAATATGTATGAGTTCTCCACCGAGGTTTATTATAAGGAAATGCAAAATGTGATCGACTACAAAGACGGAGCAGATGTATTCCACAATGAACACCTCGAAGGGGATTTGGCTTATGGCGATGGTAAGGCTTACGGTATTGAGTTCATGTTCAAGAAAACCCAAGGACGATTCACAGGGTGGGCAAGCTACACGCTTTCACGCTCCTTGCGCCAAATCGATGGCATCAACCGTGGGGAGTGGTACGCCTCTCGTCAGGACCGTATCCATGATTTCTCTCTTGTGGGTGCATACAAACTCAATGATAAATTCACGGTCTCGGGGAACTATATGTTCTACACGGGCGATGCGGTAACCTTCCCGACAGGCCGACAGATTATTGATGGCAAAGTTGTTCCTGTGTATTCGGACCGCAACAGCTACCGCATGCCGAACTACCGCCGACTGGATCTTAGCTTAACCAAGATCATTAAGAAAACACCGAAGTTTGAATCGAGCTGGAACATCTCGCTTTACAACACCTTCGGAACTGAAAACGCCTACACGATCTCCTTCCGCCCTTCCGAGGACGACCCACAAGTTACCGAAGCGGTGCAGGTGGCCTTGTTCCGCTGGGTGCCTTCATTTACCTATAACTTTAAATTTTAA
- a CDS encoding DUF4249 domain-containing protein, with translation MNRALYLILLLSSVFFACESVIEIDLDESETRLVIEGILSEDDQQLTVMITETASYFDPAEVIRVGGAEIELVDQQGNRWAVEEKEQGVYMVKVDQLDYQMYELVVNVQGQEYRAKSELLPAIPIAEVYGEYQEGFGPIEAGYLIYVRYQDPAEVENRYRIRYYIDEELQNASDDFVVFNDDRNDGQLVNMTMVRKTFEEGVKMKVELIHFDAPSYAYFSTLGNIIGGGMGPGGGATPANPTSNWSNEAMGYFSAQSRDVVNFTVK, from the coding sequence ATGAATAGAGCATTGTATTTGATCCTGTTGTTGAGTAGTGTGTTTTTCGCTTGTGAGTCTGTGATTGAGATTGATCTGGATGAAAGTGAAACCCGTTTGGTGATCGAGGGCATCCTGAGTGAGGATGATCAGCAATTGACGGTCATGATCACCGAGACGGCTTCCTATTTTGATCCTGCCGAGGTGATCCGTGTGGGAGGGGCAGAGATTGAGTTGGTGGATCAGCAGGGAAACCGCTGGGCTGTCGAAGAAAAAGAACAAGGAGTTTATATGGTGAAGGTAGATCAGCTCGACTATCAAATGTATGAGTTGGTAGTGAATGTGCAGGGGCAGGAGTATCGTGCCAAAAGCGAACTCTTGCCCGCTATTCCGATCGCTGAGGTGTATGGTGAATATCAGGAAGGCTTTGGTCCGATTGAGGCTGGTTACCTGATTTATGTGCGCTATCAGGATCCTGCGGAGGTCGAAAACCGTTACCGCATCCGATATTATATTGATGAGGAATTGCAGAATGCTTCCGATGATTTTGTGGTGTTTAATGATGACCGCAACGATGGGCAGTTGGTCAATATGACCATGGTGCGCAAGACCTTTGAGGAAGGGGTGAAGATGAAAGTAGAACTGATTCACTTTGACGCACCATCCTATGCTTATTTCTCAACCTTGGGCAATATTATTGGTGGTGGAATGGGACCTGGTGGTGGTGCCACCCCTGCCAACCCAACAAGTAATTGGTCTAATGAAGCCATGGGTTATTTCTCTGCCCAAAGCAGGGATGTGGTGAATTTTACGGTGAAGTAG
- a CDS encoding MFS transporter, which yields MKQTYAQLLRKSPGAMIFGANQFFFSAMGQAFLLSMFVPQFIELSGMDQKGVSYIYTAAALVSGFLLSFVGPMVDRYDIRKFAYFSGFGGALFCILMANVHNPWMLLFGILGLRFCGQAMMPFISMTAMGKHFGPNRGKALSFSMLGLSFAEMLIPGIIVGALKICDWKTLWYGIAMIEGIAFPLITYLLVGRIPDFCKVQNTASKADNKTFIKQLFRNPVFLLMATIFAFSAFLNAGFLLNHNLVLEARNWSLEWYALAFATFGVGRIVGSFSSGPLVDKFSARTLAPFALLPLSVAVAIISLIPNQWSLPIFLFILAGSLSISNVVGTALWAELFGVDRVGTCRGLGSSFLAIATALAPTIFVFLYSWDFQNAMLIILAVQVVLSCGAYYLLRAKEKVVVA from the coding sequence ATGAAGCAAACGTACGCACAACTTTTACGCAAGTCTCCAGGAGCGATGATCTTTGGGGCTAATCAGTTCTTTTTTTCAGCGATGGGCCAAGCCTTCTTGCTCAGCATGTTCGTTCCCCAGTTCATTGAACTTTCGGGCATGGACCAAAAAGGAGTCAGCTATATCTATACCGCCGCCGCTTTGGTGAGTGGCTTCCTGCTGTCATTTGTCGGGCCGATGGTCGATCGCTATGACATCCGCAAGTTCGCCTATTTCAGTGGCTTCGGCGGGGCGTTGTTCTGCATCCTGATGGCTAATGTCCATAACCCATGGATGCTATTGTTTGGTATCCTCGGGCTTCGTTTTTGTGGTCAGGCGATGATGCCTTTTATCAGTATGACCGCTATGGGCAAACATTTTGGTCCGAACCGAGGCAAGGCACTTTCCTTCTCGATGTTGGGCTTGTCGTTTGCCGAAATGCTGATCCCCGGAATCATCGTTGGGGCACTGAAAATCTGTGACTGGAAAACCCTTTGGTATGGTATCGCCATGATTGAAGGAATTGCCTTCCCACTGATCACCTATTTGTTGGTGGGACGCATTCCCGACTTTTGCAAAGTACAGAATACCGCCTCCAAGGCAGACAATAAAACCTTTATCAAGCAACTGTTCCGCAATCCCGTCTTTCTGCTGATGGCGACCATCTTCGCCTTCTCCGCATTCCTCAATGCGGGATTTTTGCTGAATCATAACCTCGTTTTGGAAGCTCGAAATTGGTCTTTGGAATGGTATGCCTTGGCGTTTGCCACCTTTGGCGTGGGACGTATTGTTGGTTCTTTTTCATCAGGTCCGCTGGTGGACAAGTTCTCCGCAAGAACCTTGGCGCCTTTTGCTCTGCTACCTTTATCCGTTGCCGTAGCGATCATCAGCCTGATCCCCAATCAATGGAGCTTACCGATTTTTCTGTTCATCTTGGCAGGCTCGCTGAGCATCAGCAACGTGGTCGGTACCGCCCTTTGGGCAGAGCTTTTCGGCGTGGACCGCGTGGGTACCTGTCGTGGATTGGGCAGTAGCTTCCTGGCGATCGCCACCGCTTTAGCCCCAACCATCTTTGTGTTCCTTTACTCATGGGACTTTCAAAATGCAATGCTGATTATTTTGGCAGTGCAGGTGGTGTTGTCTTGTGGGGCTTATTATTTGTTGCGGGCTAAGGAAAAGGTGGTTGTGGCGTAA
- a CDS encoding sodium:solute symporter, giving the protein MMSPTLVFVILFAYFLLLIMLSYFTGRNSNSDAFFSGNHASPWYLVAFGMVGASLSGVTFISVPGQVNVQGFAYLQFVLGNFVGYWLIAEVLLPLYYKNKVTSIYELIAQRLGRVSHRTASVAFVVSQLIGASFRMFLAVMVLQMAFFDPVGIPFPVTVAIMILMIYAYTFRSGIKTIVWTDTLQTACMLVAVFVTLFYIKAHLSMSFGELWANASGQGYTKLWDWQWQSATFFPKQFFAGIFITIVMVGLDQNMMQKNLTCKDLPSAQKNMRWFSISFLISCAFFLFTGACLYLYAIDAGLPFPEKGDQLFPMLALQYMPVGVSIAFLLGIIASAYSSADSSLTALTTSVCIDWFDKKQPTKRFRTVVHVSLSVLMWLVIVVFDAVQNQSVVTAVFKVAGYTYGPLLGMFCFAFFFKERSLPAWATPVASILAPLICWVISTNSQQWFWGYQFGFELLILNGGLMVGLLALFNRLASISSTDFTD; this is encoded by the coding sequence ATGATGTCACCAACGCTCGTTTTTGTTATCCTTTTTGCCTATTTCCTGTTGCTGATCATGCTCTCTTATTTTACTGGCCGCAACAGTAACAGCGATGCTTTCTTTTCAGGAAACCATGCTTCGCCCTGGTATTTGGTGGCCTTCGGAATGGTGGGGGCTTCATTGAGTGGGGTAACTTTCATTTCAGTGCCGGGGCAGGTGAATGTGCAGGGCTTTGCCTATCTGCAATTTGTGTTGGGGAATTTTGTGGGCTATTGGCTCATTGCCGAAGTGCTGTTGCCTTTATATTATAAGAACAAAGTAACGAGTATTTACGAATTGATTGCCCAACGACTCGGGCGGGTCAGTCATCGTACGGCCTCGGTAGCTTTTGTGGTGTCGCAATTGATCGGCGCTTCCTTTCGGATGTTTCTGGCGGTGATGGTTCTTCAGATGGCCTTTTTTGATCCTGTGGGTATTCCATTTCCTGTCACGGTGGCAATCATGATCCTGATGATTTACGCCTATACTTTCCGTTCGGGTATCAAGACGATTGTCTGGACGGATACCCTGCAAACAGCCTGTATGCTGGTGGCGGTGTTCGTTACCCTGTTTTATATTAAGGCACATCTATCGATGAGTTTCGGGGAGTTGTGGGCAAATGCTTCGGGGCAGGGGTACACCAAGCTTTGGGACTGGCAATGGCAATCGGCGACCTTCTTTCCCAAACAGTTTTTCGCAGGAATTTTTATTACGATCGTGATGGTGGGCTTGGATCAAAACATGATGCAGAAGAATTTGACCTGTAAAGACCTGCCTTCCGCCCAAAAGAATATGCGCTGGTTCAGTATCAGCTTTTTGATTTCCTGTGCTTTTTTCCTGTTCACAGGCGCCTGTCTATATTTATACGCCATCGATGCAGGATTGCCCTTTCCTGAAAAGGGTGATCAGCTATTTCCGATGCTCGCTTTGCAATACATGCCCGTGGGCGTGAGCATTGCCTTTTTGTTGGGCATCATCGCCTCGGCCTATTCTTCGGCAGACTCTTCCCTGACTGCACTTACCACGAGCGTGTGTATCGACTGGTTCGATAAAAAACAACCCACCAAACGCTTCAGAACGGTGGTTCATGTCAGTCTATCTGTTTTAATGTGGTTGGTGATTGTGGTCTTTGATGCGGTACAAAACCAAAGTGTGGTGACGGCGGTATTCAAAGTGGCGGGATACACTTACGGCCCGCTGTTGGGTATGTTCTGCTTTGCATTTTTCTTTAAAGAAAGAAGTTTGCCTGCTTGGGCAACGCCTGTGGCCTCCATCTTGGCGCCTTTAATTTGCTGGGTAATTTCGACCAACAGTCAGCAGTGGTTTTGGGGCTATCAGTTTGGCTTTGAGTTGTTGATCTTGAATGGAGGATTGATGGTGGGCTTGTTGGCGTTGTTTAATCGTTTGGCAAGTATATCATCCACAGATTTCACAGATTAA